Proteins encoded together in one Styela clava chromosome 12, kaStyClav1.hap1.2, whole genome shotgun sequence window:
- the LOC120330059 gene encoding ADP-ribosylhydrolase ARH3-like, with protein MTNGQEPTLQSKFQGVSLGALFGDCFGARFEHMKGTPIEEVIVHFDEVVEKVNTSKAQTENSVEKGFMGYTDDTCMTFDLGEALVDKKGYNAKYVLKKFTQTFLAAPLERNYGDSVRKIFYKLKTVGFRGDPYELASKQFDGSGSYGNGSAMRVSPVPLFHHNCIPEMVTLASNQSKLTHSNPKGINGAIFQTLAIEKAMTTEKITDTGKYCRELFEQLKETTPAQEDLGVYEEKIENIVSLLNADHEVTLEEINDKIGTGVAAYQSVPAALFCFLQTLDESKISKLSKFNGMVRTAIYATAMCHDSDTVASMSCAIAGAYYGVESVPSEWVWACEGSDRALKIANALFEINKSGGNMNKDKECKLM; from the coding sequence ATGACAAATGGACAAGAACCCACTTTGCAGTCAAAATTCCAAGGTGTCTCTCTTGGTGCTTTGTTTGGAGACTGTTTCGGTGCAAGATTTGAGCACATGAAGGGGACGCCTATAGAAGAAGTGATCGTACATTTTGATGAAGTAGTTGAAAAAGTGAACACTTCTAAAGCACAAACTGAAAATAGTGTAGAAAAGGGATTCATGGGTTACACTGATGACACTTGTATGACCTTTGATCTGGGTGAAGCACTTGTGGATAAAAAAGGTTACAATGCCAAATATGTTCTCAAAAAATTTACGCAGACTTTCTTAGCTGCACCCCTTGAAAGGAATTATGGAGACAGCGttcggaaaatattttataaactgAAAACTGTCGGTTTCCGTGGTGATCCATATGAACTGGCAAGTAAACAGTTTGATGGATCAGGTTCTTATGGTAACGGTTCTGCAATGAGAGTTTCTCCAGTTCCTTTATTTCATCATAATTGTATTCCTGAGATGGTGACACTAGCCTCAAACCAGTCTAAATTAACCCACTCGAATCCAAAAGGTATCAATGGTGCGATATTTCAAACGCTCGCAATTGAAAAAGCTATGACAACAGAGAAAATAACTGACACAGGCAAATATTGCAGAGAATTATTTGAACAATTAAAAGAAACCACCCCGGCCCAAGAAGACTTGGGAGTTTACgaggaaaaaattgaaaatattgtgaGTTTATTAAACGCAGATCATGAGGTAACGCTTGAGGAAATAAACGACAAAATTGGAACTGGCGTCGCTGCTTACCAGTCTGTCCCGGCAGCGCTATTTTGCTTTTTGCAAACTCTTGATGAGTCAAAGATTTCAAAATTGTCTAAGTTCAATGGTATGGTCCGAACAGCCATATATGCAACAGCTATGTGCCATGATTCGGATACAGTGGCCTCAATGTCTTGTGCCATTGCCGGAGCGTATTATGGCGTCGAGTCAGTTCCGTCGGAGTGGGTTTGGGCTTGTGAAGGATCTGATAGGgcattgaaaattgcaaatgcACTATTCGAGATTAACAAGAGTGGGGGGAATATGAATAAAGATAAAGAATGTAAATTGATGTAA
- the LOC120330060 gene encoding lysophospholipase-like protein 1, with amino-acid sequence MLHTMVDEPTGHHSATLIFLHGSGGAGVTVRSWIQECFARIGDEEGLQFKHIKVIYPTATPQPYTLTGGEPSNVWFDRVALQLEAQEARKSTDKMLEMLAELIQVEIDAGIPPSRIIIGGFSMGGSMSFHIGYRKRLDLGGIFAMSSFLYDDSAVYPDLKELKKKNSDVTMPELFMTHGTQDELVLFQWGRKTFEKLKELGVKGRFHASNQTHLIRSEELVLLKKWVLEKLPSNLISKL; translated from the exons ATGCTTCATACTATGGTTGATGAGCCAACAG GCCACCATTCAGCGACTCTGATATTTCTTCATGGTTCAGGAGGGGCGGGGGTCACAGTTCGAAGTTGGATTCAGGAATGCTTTGCCAGGATTGGTGATGAAGAAGGATTACAGTTTAAGCATATCAAG GTAATCTACCCTACAGCCACCCCACAGCCATACACTCTCACAGGAGGGGAGCCAAGTAATGTCTGGTTTGATAGAGTTGCCTTGCAGCTTGAAGCACAAGAAGCCAGGAAATCAACAGATAAGATGTTAGAAATGTTGGCGGAGCTTATTCAG GTCGAGATTGACGCCGGTATTCCTCCTAGCCGTATCATTATCGGCGGATTCTCTATGGGAGGTTCAATGTCATTTCATATTGGTTATCGTAAACGTCTAGATCTGGGAGGGATATTCGCAATGTCATCATTTCTTTATGATGACTCTGCGGTTTATCCTGATTTAAAAGAGCTCAAAAAGAAGAATAGTGATGTCACAATGCCTGAATTGTTTATGACACATGGTACCCAGGATGAGTTAGTGCTTTTTCAGTGGGGTAGGAAgacatttgaaaaattaaaagaattgggggtcaaaggtcgttTTCATGCCTCAAATCAGACTCACCTAATACGTTCGGAAGAGcttgttttgttaaaaaaatggGTGCTTGAGAAATTGCCTAGTAACTTGATAAGTAAGCTGTAA